A single genomic interval of Phaeodactylum tricornutum CCAP 1055/1 chromosome 5, whole genome shotgun sequence harbors:
- a CDS encoding predicted protein — protein MKVETEEHHVEQEKGEETPAFSTSKKVRFDAEVKPGLSSSTSSNSKPITPQRQVDSRRIKFGSGKGHPCRDLLTLLSIVGILLVVTMDFSSDTPEFDPEERTPKEKAASRLNKVKESLERSLQDHIEATRRMASCDIFISSSSIPGTGNGLFAGRAYQEGETVLLDTKAFGHPILGLPSNAALSQYAFLVKHHPTLVNLEGSLFHVDFDHFKAGGQTFQFKATQQIKAGEELFVSFENHPQSSSLFPSKETLPFLPYIPTYNDYNTIDSILDDVKSTARRMSISHSRHRRNMLIDSSHILKLARGIVGRLHESLAALIPSTGDAWGKRPDNTPSVWTALENRTLVSLQLSGFCLTDMNQEKDGTLFVTRNVSKGEIVTVAPLHVATHAALKAATEKSAAEEAWCQTSASDRCFGKAGSSLVLCPITNAAFISISVDVENVEFQWSMNQVPSQSADQAISSPAGTLSWNILALRDLHAGEKLVVKGSKPSGFDFRVLEKTDLFPWYTAETANA, from the exons ATGAAGGTGGAAACGGAAGAACATCACGTGGAGCAGGAGAAAGGAGAGGAGACACCCGCGTTTTCGACTTCCAAAAAAGTTCGATTTGATGCCGAGGTAAAACCTGGACTTTCGTCATCAACATCGAGCAACTCGAAGCCAATCACCCCGCAACGACAAGTCGATTCGCGTCGTATCAAATTTGGTTCAGGGAAAGGCCATCCGTGTCGAGACCTATTGACGTTACTCAGTATTGTAGGTATTTTGCTGGTCGTCACGATGGATTTCTCATCGGACACGCCCGAATTTGACCCGGAAGAGCGCACTCCGAAGGAAAAGGCGGCATCCCGACTAAATAAAGTCAAGGAATCTTTAGAACGGAGTTTGCAGGACCACATTGAAGCTACTAGACGAATGGCAAGCTGCGATATTTTTATCTCGTCTAGCTCTATACCAGGGACCGGAAACGGCCTATTTGCTGGGCGAGCATATCAGGAAGGCGAGACTGTTCTATTGGATACGAAGGCATTCGGACACCCGATCTTGGGGCTACCGTCGAATGCGGCACTATCTCAATACGCTTTTCTTGTCAAGCATCATCCAACTCTAGTGAATTTAGAAGGTTCTTTGTTCCATGTGGACTTCGACCATTTCAAAGCCGGTGGACAAACGTTCCAATTCAAGGCAACACAGCAAATTAAAGCCGGCGAGGAGCTCTTTGTATCCTTTGAAAATCATCCACAAAGCTCAAGTTTATTTCCTTCGAAGGAGACACTCCCGTTTTTGCCTTACATCCCAACTTATAACGATTACAACACAATCGACTCGATCCTCGACGATGTTAAATCGACGGCCCGTCGCATGAGCATTTCGCACAGTCGGCATCGTCGGAACATGCTGATCGACAGCAGCCACATTCTCAAACTAGCCCGCGGAATCGTTGGCCGCTTACACGAATCGTTGGCCGCTCTCATCCCGTCGACTGGAGACGCTTGGGGAAAGCGTCCAGACAATACTCCTTCCGTCTGGACTGCTCTGGAAAATCGGACTCTGGTGTCGCTGCAACTGAGTGGATTCTGCTTGACTGATATGAATCAAGAAAAAGATGGTACCCTATTCGTCACTAGAAACGTCTCGAAAGGAGAAATTGTTACCGTAGCACCTCTGCACGTTGCCACTCATGCAGCACTGAAAGCAGCAACGGAAAAGTCTGCCGCGGAAGAGGCTTGGTGCCAAACTTCCGCAAGTGACcgttgttttggaaaagctggCTCTTCACTAGTTTTATGTCCCATCACGAATGCAGCTTTCATATCGATCAGCGTAGACGTTGAGAACGTTGAGTTCCAGTGGAGCATGAATCAAGTGCCTTCCCAGTCCGCTGATCAGGCCATATCAAGTCCTGCAGGTACCCTTTCCTGGAATATATTGGCGCTACGAGATCTACATGCAGGTGAAAAG TTGGTCGTGAAAGGCTCCAAACCAAGTGGCTTCGATTTtcgagttttggaaaagacggattTATTCCCATGGTATACCGCAGAAACCGCAAATGCGTAG
- a CDS encoding predicted protein, producing MIAPEDAEESKGRIPLYFLSEAEGNSARETPTMGPTSPQEYALESFNGRKSPSSLAAFCVDSHSDAPSASSGLWSQEIIPPTNPKRSGSFHGSSSGSTPDLSAAESSMNSKVAESFNEGANVEIGSHQGPIVNRTERTNKEKLPNYNRSIKSVADFSSQAEDPRPTSATACSSIRPNISKIPAESGKIIDLLDDETDTKPAAVPSTEPLTKRYKLDNPIPNRTALESHNGRVAHMPDWMQQLSTASKGVPRIPGHSSEMGRKPQNTRPSSKEPPAASILQSRYQFDAPRYIDLQGFKPTWVDIIPTAPLRLQSTSDRLQPKRYQLSLLNVNHFTIYGLPTSFDGPPTSISGLRKDIKSIARDHGDKATYERDKESDEGGKWRIPLAAYQTFVTFLLSAPNTRVDGIPDIQLKIASLERARQDKGYPTIDKLIEDGVPRGLAKALAPFQRGGVDFVLEKDGRALIADDMGLGKTMQGIASMSVYRHEWPLLVLCPSGARYHWESEFHYWLGVDSAINKRSEDDAENEEAGGIDEDLLTSSEIHVLTSGKDEVIPHKWTKVVICSYGLAPVLVDTGKLFPGQFRCAIVDESHMLKNKNAKRTALLMPVLNATDRCVLLSGTPALSRPLELWPQLFILGTEQHGWWNSEAEFIEKYVKKGGPRLKAELHTLLTSTVMIRRLKIDILKSLPVKIREKAEIHVLHEEQRKEFMQLLLDLRQGKGALGIIAKQQHEDLYTPTVEVIDPGLAAIAPISILDKSVDQVDDQADTRSAAVSALRLELQAQFLEGQTSISNSLTVNAHQLTPEMYDNLKAELTGRLRLDLNL from the exons ATGATTGCTCCGGAAGACGCCGAAGAGTCAAAGGGAAGAATCCCTTTGTATTTTCTCAGCGAGGCAGAAGGCAACTCCGCGCGAGAGACGCCTACAATGGGCCCTACTTCTCCGCAGGAGTatgctttggaaagcttcAACGGTCGTAAAAGTCCTTCTTCCCTAGCAGCTTTTTGCGTGGATTCGCATTCAGACGCCCCCTCAGCGTCGAGTGGCCTCTGGTCACAGGAAATCATCCCTCCCACCAATCCCAAGAGATCAGGTTCCTTTCACGGCTCGTCTTCGGGATCGACGCCTGACCTTTCTGCAGCCGAGTCTTCAATGAATTCGAAGGTAGCTGAATCGTTCAACGAAGGTGCCAATGTTGAGATAGGATCGCATCAAGGTCCAATCGTCAACCGGACAGAGCGAACAAATAAAGAGAAACTGCCAAACTACAATCGATCGATCAAAAGCGTAGCGGACTTTTCCAGTCAAGCGGAGGATCCTCGGCCAACTTCTGCGACCGCTTGTTCTTCTATACGACCAAATATCTCTAAGATCCCCGCCGAGTCTGGCAAGATTATTGATTTATTGGACGATGAGACAGACACAAAACCGGCTGCTGTCCCCTCTACTGAACCTTTGACCAAACGATACAAACTTGACAACCCAATACCGAATAGAACCGCGTTAGAATCCCACAATGGACGGGTTGCTCACATGCCTGACtggatgcagcagttgtcGACCGCCTCGAAAGGCGTTCCAAGAATACCTGGGCATAGTTCGGAGATGGGTCGGAAACCTCAAAACACCCGTCCTTCTTCGAAAGAGCCGCCTGCTGCTTCAATCCTCCAGTCGAGATACCAATTCGATGCTCCACGGTACATTGATTTGCAAGGCTTCAAGCCAACATGGGTTGACATCATACCCACCGCGCCACTTAGGCTACAATCGACCAGTGATCGTCTTCAGCCCAAGCGGTATCAACTTTCACTCTTGAATGTGAATCATTTTACCATTTATGGGTTACCGACATCTTTCGACGGCCCACCAACGTCGATTTCAGGCTTGCGAAAAGATATCAAAAGTATCGCTCGTGACCATGGTGATAAGGCCACTTACGAACGCGACAAAGAATCTGATGAAGGAGGCAAATGGCGGATTCCATTGGCAGCGTATCAAACCTTCGTGACGTTCTTGCTGTCAGCTCCAAATACACGAGTAGATGGTATCCCAGACATACAGTTAAAAATCGCCTCGTTGGAGCGTGCACGGCAAGACAAAGGGTATCCAACGATTGACAAATTGATTGAAGACGGTGTGCCGCGAGGTTTAGCCAAAGCGCTGGCTCCATTCCAAAGAGGCGGTGTCGACTTCGTACTGGAGAAAGATGGGCGCGCCTTAATTGCAGACG ACATGGGTCTTGGTAAAACAATGCAAGGAATTGCAAGTATGTCCGTTTACCGACACGAGTGGCCGCTACTAGTCTTATGTCCGAGTGGAGCGCGCTATCATTGGGAAAGCGAGTTTCACTATTGGCTTGGCGTCGATAGTGCTATAAACAAGCGCAGTGAGGACGATGCCGAAAatgaagaagctggtggaatAGATGAGGATCTTCTTACCAGCTCGGAGATCCATGTCCTGACTTCCGGAAAAGATGAAGTTATCCCACACAAATGGACGAAGGTTGTCATTTGTTCCTATGGACTGGCTCCTGTACTCGTTGATACTGGAAAGCTTTTTCCTGGGCAGTTTCGTTGTGCCATAGTGGACGAATCGCATATGttgaaaaacaaaaatgccAAACGAACTGCGCTTCTCATGCCGGTATTGAATGCGACGGATCGATGTGTCCTACTTTCAGGCACACCTGCTTTGTCGCGTCCATTGGAACTATGGCCGCAGCTCTTCATTCTCGGGACAGAACAGCACGGTTGGTGGAATAGCGAAGCCGAGTTTATTGAGAAGTATGTGAAAAAGGGGGGACCTCGGCTAAAAGCCGAACTGCATACTCTGTTAACAAGTACTGTCATGATTCGTCGTTTGAAAATTGatattttgaaaagcttgCCGGTGAAGATTCGAGAAAAGGCAGAAATTCATGTTTTACATGAAGAGCAGAGGAAAGAGTTCATGCAGCTCCTCCTTGACTTGCGCCAAGGAAAGGGCGCACTAGGGATCATTGcgaaacaacaacatgaagacCTGTATACACCAACAGTTGAAGTAATCGATCCTGGTCTTGCTGCAATAGCTCCGATTTCAATCCTTGATAAATCTGTTGATCAAGTGGACGATCAAGCTGACACACGTTCGGCTGCTGTCAGCGCATTGAGATTGGAATTGCAAGCACAGTTTTTGGAGGGCCAGACTAGTATCAGTAACTCACTCACGGTCAATGCGCATCAGCTGACTCCAGAAATGTACGACAACTTGAAAGCAGAGTTGACTGGAAGGCTTCGACTGGATTTGAATCTT
- a CDS encoding predicted protein has product MKETGRCRLSHYRVFSTRTPTDLRETYEFLDISSDFNPISATKALSPDDLAWGTMLALLLAVLATFLQSRRSQNDFVPSRIEPSLADNWRNSTAKTFIDNTTSATPFEEWKEISKPENYVWYNADLRAKQQLRHTMPSTYTFAQGWTLVALFVIFAPIFSFEFALTVSRQILCALERTQGLCDPYQ; this is encoded by the coding sequence ATGAAAGAAACCGGTCGTTGTCGCCTTTCCCACTATCGAGTTTTTTCAACACGCACCCCTACGGATCTACGAGAAACATATGAATTCTTGGATATTTCCAGCGACTTCAACCCAATTAGTGCGACGAAAGCTCTGAGTCCAGACGACCTCGCCTGGGGCACCATGTTGGCCCTACTTTTGGCTGTGCTGGCGACTTTCTTGCAAAGTAGACGATCCCAGAATGATTTTGTCCCAAGCCGGATCGAACCATCCTTGGCAGACAATTGGCGGAATTCTACAGCGAAAACTTTTATTGACAATACCACGTCCGCAACACCGTTTGAAGAATGGAAGGAAATTTCAAAGCCAGAAAATTATGTTTGGTATAACGCGGACTTGCGTGCGAAGCAACAGCTGCGTCATACCATGCCGTCGACTTATACGTTTGCTCAAGGATGGACGCTGGTCGCATTATTCGTTATTTTTGCTCCCATTTTTTCGTTTGAGTTTGCTCTGACTGTGTCTCGACAAATACTGTGTGCGCTGGAGCGCACGCAAGGTCTTTGTGATCCGTACCAGTGA
- a CDS encoding predicted protein, whose amino-acid sequence MPESIEERTQIVVFLRHAAAAHNFHGADICSSHFFDPSLVFQGKIAALEAGERIFNWWQESHPEKSINLVITSPLTRCIQTAVLAFLSGGKYDDNTEVRCEESVREACGVHYPDKRRNRSLLEVRRASELASYKV is encoded by the coding sequence ATGCCAGAATCGATAGAGGAGCGAACTCAAATTGTTGTTTTTCTGCGTCACGCTGCTGCAGCTCACAACTTCCACGGTGCCGATATCTGCAGTTCACACTTTTTTGATCCATCTCTGGTTTTTCAAGGGAAAATTGCTGCTCTAGAAGCTGGTGAACGAATTTTTAATTGGTGGCAAGAATCGCATCCAGAGAAATCTATTAATCTCGTCATAACCTCACCTTTGACTCGATGCATTCAGACAGCGGTTTTGGCATTTCTTTCCGGTGGAAAATACGACGACAATACCGAAGTACGCTGTGAAGAAAGTGTTAGAGAAGCTTGCGGTGTCCACTATCCTGACAAGCGTCGAAATAGATCTCTTCTCGAGGTAAGACGTGCGAGCGAGCTTGCATCATATAAAGTCTAG
- a CDS encoding predicted protein translates to MTRRQAVYGSRGFVLTAQISTSSPSQVEAEDLGIREWPQQVKRGRWSEEAKNGQTLSRYILEGEGIVFIADDKARKETKKLRVGTLLEVKGPALLEWEATSPELIVLTPGFEEGGKFLAVAGSLIALTAALVATGSN, encoded by the exons ATGACTAGGCGACAGGCTGTTTATggttcgagaggtttcgtcTTGACAGCGCAAATTAGTACTTCCAGCCCGTCACAAGTTGAAGCCGAAGATTTAGGCATTCGAGAGTGGCCGCAGCAAGTCAAACGTGGAAGGTGGTCGGAAGAAG CTAAAAACGGGCAAACTCTGTCGCGATATATTCTGGAAGGAGAGGGAATAGTTTTCATTGCAGACGACaaagcaagaaaagaaacgaaaaaactCCGAGTAGGGACGCTGTTGGAGGTCAAAGGACCGGCACTATTGGAATGGGAAGCAACAAGCCCAGAGCTCATTGTGCTTACACCAGGGTTTGAAGAGGGCGGGAAGTTTTTGGCAGTTGCAGGTAGTTTGATTGCGTTGACGGCAGCGCTTGTAGCGACGGGCAGCAACTAG
- a CDS encoding predicted protein, whose amino-acid sequence MKKQIGVLFVLLHLCNASSRSVVAAANVRTNQKCSTKTREPPFGKWIEEARLLGCCSPLISASMFGAASAVLLAGTAMEPVSRALYFWRTAGPAIFHYKFTQWWLEASKADIEKRDLVYESLHDRYAEPALKMMIRQKGLYVKLGQVLSSRPDFLPSQYIERFATVQDSIPQWPIDQVRAIVEKSLIVELGLSWGDVFESMDDIALGSASIGQVHRAVLTEKWAKTTGYRGDKEAAVKVMHPNSQKLFAYDFDVFRWVCRIALPGWKGFLDELERRIMSEFDYRHEATSLDEVRSPYKSRVYIPQPLQELCCRHVLVMELLKGRKLVDSFEDGLANAMGGHDLAKAYLAKKQREILLGSCDGTDYDAIWRLPIVNKLKLLWLRRVASKYIDLLLDVHGYQIFQNGCFNGDPHPGNCLQLEDGRLGLIDFGQTRRLTETERYDLARIVCALNDPSTDAIGIDYAMQTAGFQLRDASAEMMVKYATIFFDSDEDSKHLGFATPQLYFASLMATNPLVVIPDSAVFVARTSFLFRGIGSGVGSGPLRTSQRWQEHAAAAISQVS is encoded by the exons ATGAAGAAACAAATCGGTGTTCTGTTCGTTTTATTGCACCTGTGTAACGCGTCGTCTAGATCCGTAGTTGCGGCTGCAAATGTTCGTACAAACCAGAAGTGCTCGACAAAGACTCGTGAACCACCTTTCGGTAAATGGATTGAGGAGGCGCGGCTCTTGGGATGTTGCTCGCCACTGATTTCTGCATCAATGTTTGGTGCGGCAAGTGCAGTACTACTTGCTGGAACCGCAATGGAGCCAGTCTCAAGAGCTCTTTACTTTTGGAGGACAGCCGGGCCCGCAATTTTCCATTATAAATTTACGCAGTGGTGGTTGGAGGCATCCAAGGCTGACATAGAAAAGCGCGATCTAGTTTACGAAAGCTTGCACGATCGATATGCTGAACCCGCCTTGAAGATGATGATTCGCCAAAAAGGTCTGTACGTGAAACTCGGACAGGTTCTTTCCTCGCGACCAGACTTTTTACCATCCCAGTACATCGAACGTTTCGCAACTGTTCAAGATTCGATACCGCAATGGCCTATCGACCAGGTACGCGCGATAGTGGAGAAGTCCTTGATAGTCGAACTCGGCCTGTCTTGGGGGGACGTCTTCGAATCCATGGATGATATAGCACTTGGGTCGGCAAGCATTGGGCAAGTCCACAGAGCCGTGTTGACCGAGAAGTGGGCCAAAACTACAGGATACAGAGGAGATAAAGAAGCGGCTGTGAAAGTCATGCATCCCAACTCCCAAAAGCTATTTGCATATGATTTTGATGTGTTTCGATGGGTTTGCCGTATTGCATTACCCGGTTGGAAAGGTTTCTTGGACGAGCTCGAGCGAAGAATCATGAGCGAGTTCGACTATCGGCACGAAGCCACTTCGTTGGATGAAGTTCGTTCTCCGTACAAATCTAGAGTTTATATACCGCAACCTTTACAGGAGCTCTGTTGCCGTCATGTGCTTGTAATGGAGCTTCTAAAAGGGCGGAAATTAGTGGACTCCTTTGAGGACGGCCTGGCGAATGCGATGGGAGGGCATGATCTTGCCAAAGCATATTTGGCGAAGAAACAAAGAGAAATATTGCTAGGTTCTTGCGATGGTACAGATTATGACGCCATCTGGCGGCTACCCATAGTCAACAAACTCAAACTTTTGTGGCTGAGAAGAGTGGCATCCAAATACATCGATCTTTTGCTAGACGTCCACGGGTACCAAATCTTTCAGAACGGATGCTTTAACGGAGATCCTCATCCTGGAAACTGTTTGCAACTAGAGGATGGACGTCTTGGCTTGATTGACTTCGGTCAAACCCGCCGTCTTACAGAGACAGAAAGATACGATTTGGCCCGAATTGTATGTGCTTTAAATGATCCTTCCACGGATGCTATCGGAATTGATTACGCAATGCAAACGGCTGGCTTTCAACTCAGAGACGCAAGTGCGGAGATGATGGTCAAATATGCTACGATTTTCTTTGACTCTGACGAGGATAGCAAACACCTGGGCTTCGCAACACCACAACTTTATTTTGCTAGTTTAATGGCAACCAATCCTTTGGTTGTCATTCCAGATTCAGCTG TGTTTGTCGCTAGGACGAGCTTCTTGTTCCGTGGCATCGGTAGTGGTGTCGGCTCCGGCCCACTGAGAACTTCACAAAGGTGGCAAGAGcatgctgctgctgcaattAGCCAGGTCTCATAG
- a CDS encoding predicted protein yields the protein MPPLTTSKTPTEAEKNLQDKLHDLLTRLSQTMELVKSWPEDKGSPSVHVENATKLIAAIRHIVTALQKVESIVQENTALRRTLQSCAIPTDLLDLLDHGGGVHPDCFSRGLLQEALGQLAGLKRRKLALEMLGSAVQAGLTKKKRTVEADTVLLKRERPELLPGAALDENPAEPSSKRQRIQDTSAP from the coding sequence ATGCCTCCCTTAACGACTTCAAAGACTCCCACCGAAGCGGAAAAGAATTTGCAGGACAAACTGCACGATCTGTTGACCCGCCTATCGCAAACGATGGAATTAGTGAAATCCTGGCCCGAAGACAAGGGAAGCCCTTCAGTCCACGTCGAGAACGCTACCAAACTTATTGCTGCGATTCGACACATCGTAACTGCTCTCCAAAAAGTAGAAAGCATCGTACAGGAAAACACTGCTTTGAGGAGAACATTGCAGAGCTGTGCGATACCGACAGATCTACTGGATCTGTTAGATCATGGCGGCGGGGTTCATCCGGATTGCTTCTCCCGGGGTTTACTGCAAGAAGCCTTGGGACAACTAGCCGGACTGAAGCGGAGAAAGCTAGCACTCGAAATGTTGGGATCTGCTGTACAAGCCGGtttgacaaagaaaaagcgcACCGTCGAAGCGGATACTGTTCTATTAAAGCGTGAGCGTCCTGAGCTATTACCGGGTGCAGCACTAGACGAGAACCCTGCAGAACCGTCCTCAAAAAGGCAGCGCATTCAAGATACATCAGCTCCGTGA
- a CDS encoding predicted protein, whose amino-acid sequence MKTNKQRQEKHPMEDKDSWKLYLAQQQFPRSEEEESDTTEGHSSQHVRRLRHKENRLSPAEQLEAEKEQEFWSDEHKKEHKANKKRIKKLRRHEKMLNEMYANTAVDISTVHGFMIDAGSTGSRMHIYEWEPRVLRDADDIQAAVSGEKLSFPGTRSRWTDRLRPGLSSFGDLPDDQLQGAIGEYLRPLLDFARTVLHSKQEHFKNFPIFLRATAGMRTLQPNDRLRIMQAVRSLFTNSTYCPFAFVDEQARVLSGEEEAIFDWTGVNFLMGNLLDQSRGAGTVSNPKLTHGALDLGGGSTQIGFYEQNEDIMSNLFKLQIGQAKHWNVYAHSFLYYGMNEAIQRFESRLAAGKSSEERLIQGIYNPCLPGGTKTDIRTDIHLDHGMETWKYESKFPSGNAFYQATLINDNATADFDLCMDLTKDLLHLEKNDWCDFAHQGDCSLAGIYQPDLPRQENGNFGEFLAFSNYYHVWQFLSLPDTASLAQLYNATSFACSLNHDNLVSFAAGSNIDENELDSYCFRSTYVFQLLHNGYGFGMNDTIRAVRVIDGHKVGWALGAMLYEINSMPWKYVTAKEFGDFSIGSIGNDVAWGAVVCITLTVLGLFTALVMTFVLRERRNRRRYDYELVKDVQT is encoded by the coding sequence ATGAAGACGAACAAGCAGAGACAGGAAAAACACCCTATGGAGGACAAAGACTCATGGAAACTTTATCTTGCCCAGCAGCAGTTTCCCCGATcagaggaggaagaaagcGATACAACGGAAGGTCACTCTTCTCAACACGTTCGGAGACTCAGGCATAAAGAAAATAGACTCTCCCCTGCGGAACAGCTGGAAGCAGAGAAGGAACAAGAGTTTTGGTCGGACGAACACAAAAAGGAGCACAAAGCTAACAAAAAGCGTATCAAAAAGCTGCGACGACACGAAAAAATGCTCAATGAAATGTACGCCAATACAGCCGTAGACATTTCCACAGTGCACGGTTTTATGATTGACGCTGGCAGTACGGGCTCTCGTATGCATATTTACGAATGGGAACCACGAGTGCTCCGAGATGCCGACGACATCCAAGCCGCCGTTTCGGGAGAAAAACTATCTTTCCCGGGCACACGCTCTCGCTGGACGGATCGGCTTCGACCTGGTCTCTCTAGTTTCGGAGATTTACCTGACGATCAACTTCAAGGCGCAATTGGGGAATACTTGCGACCGCTCCTGGATTTTGCCCGCACCGTCTTGCATTCCAAACAAGAGCACTTTAAAAACTTCCCAATCTTCTTACGCGCCACTGCTGGTATGCGCACACTCCAACCAAACGACCGCTTACGGATAATGCAGGCTGTCCGAAGCCTGTTTACCAACAGTACTTACTGTCCCTTTGCCTTCGTGGACGAACAAGCCCGCGTACTGAGTGGCGAAGAGGAAGCAATCTTTGACTGGACTGGCGTGAACTTTTTGATGGGCAATCTTTTGGACCAATCACGTGGCGCCGGTACGGTGAGCAATCCCAAGCTCACGCACGGGGCTTTAGATCTTGGTGGCGGCAGCACACAGATCGGATTTTACGAACAAAACGAAGACATTATGTCCAACTTATTCAAGTTGCAAATTGGACAGGCGAAGCATTGGAACGTGTACGCCCACAGTTTCTTGTACTATGGAATGAACGAAGCTATTCAGCGCTTTGAGTCCCGGTTAGCGGCAGGCAAGTCTTCGGAGGAACGGCTTATTCAAGGTATCTACAATCCGTGCTTACCGGGTGGTACAAAGACTGACATTCGAACCGATATTCATTTGGATCACGGCATGGAAACTTGGAAATACGAAAGCAAATTTCCTTCAGGTAACGCATTTTACCAAGCGACTTTGATTAATGATAATGCAACAGCTGACTTCGATTTGTGTATGGACTTAACAAAGGATTTATTgcacttggaaaagaacgaTTGGTGCGATTTCGCTCACCAAGGCGACTGCTCTTTGGCTGGAATATATCAACCCGATTTGCCTAGACAAGAAAACGGAAATTTCGGGGAGTTTCTGGCCTTTTCAAACTACTACCATGTCTGGCAGTTTCTAAGCCTACCCGATACGGCCAGTCTCGCTCAGTTGTACAACGCAACTTCCTTTGCTTGTTCGCTGAACCACGACAATCTTGTAAGCTTTGCTGCGGGCTCCAACATTGACGAAAACGAGCTTGATAGCTATTGCTTCCGATCGACTTATGTTTTCCAGCTCTTGCACAACGGCTACGGGTTCGGTATGAACGACACGATTCGGGCGGTCCGCGTCATTGATGGTCACAAGGTTGGCTGGGCGCTGGGCGCCATGCTCTACGAAATCAACTCAATGCCTTGGAAGTATGTCACAGCAAAGGAATTTGGGGACTTCTCCATTGGCTCGATAGGTAATGACGTTGCCTGGGGTGCTGTTGTTTGCATCACCCTTACCGTCCTAGGCTTGTTTACGGCTCTAGTGATGACCTTTGTTTTGCGCGAACGGCGAAACCGTCGGAGATACGACTACGAGCTAGTCAAAGATGTGCAAACATAG